AGATCTTTTCGTAAATCCAGATAATAAAAAAATTTAAAAAAGAACAAATTAAAATAAATTTCAAATAAAAAAATTTGCTTTTAATTCCGAGTCTCATCAAAAAATATCTAGTGAGGATTATTCCACCAAGATTACTTAATAAATGATTCAAATCTGCATGGATTAGAATTGATGTGAAAATCCTATGGGATTGATCACTAATTAATCTTGGTACAAAGTAAAAATATTCTTTATCAACAACTCCAATTAAATCTGTAAAAATAAAAACTGAGATTAAAAAAAATCCAGTTGCAAGGTACTGCCAATCATATTTAGATATTGAATGATTAAAAGGCATTTTTAGTTTTAAATTAAAAGTGCTAATTATCCTATTAAAGCGGAGAGGGTGTTAGTTGAGATGAATTCACTAGACACTCTCAGACACTTACTGACTCCAATATATTTGCAAATCGTCCAAATTCCCCCAACATTTCCCCCAACACTTTTTTAGTTATCACTATTTTTAATTAAAGAAGGTTGAATTAAAAAAGCAAAAGTCCCAATCACAAAGGGAATACCAAGCAAAGGGATAGCACTCAAAATCTGGAATAAGAATGAAAACCAACTACTCTTACCGACATCACGCATACGACGATAATAAATAGATAACAAACCTATGATTGCTGGGAAAAAGTAAGATAACAGAATAATACCCACGCAAAATTGCGCAAAGGTATTTGTTGTTGTTATGGAATCAAAAATTGGTATTAATATGAATGCGATAAAGGCAAAAATAATGTAATGAGAAATAATTCCATACCAATATTCTTTACGAGTTGCTCTCCCACCAAAACGAAATGCATTTTTAAACAATAATAAATAATAATTTTTAATTTCTTCAAATTCCTTTTGAATTTTGTTCATTATTCTGATTCAAATATTTTTCAATATAAACTCAAAATCTTTTTCTGGGAATAATTAATTTTTAGATTTAATTAAAAGTTTTTTATATTTAAAAATCGAACCCATTCCCCCAACACTTTCAAAATTCCCCCAACATTTCCCCCAACACTTTTAGATAAAAAAGGTTTGATCTTCTCTGAATTAACCTGACATTATCAGACACTGTTTTTAAGAAGAAAATATAATAATTATTGCTATAGCAGGAATTTACAAAAATTTTGACTCTAACAGAATGCCTCTGACACTGTCAGACACTAAAAAAATCCGGAGAGGGTGGGATTCGAACCCACGAATAGTTCCCTATTAAACGATTTCGAGTCGTTCGCTTTCGACCTCTCAGCCACCTCTCCCTATTTAAAGAATATCTTTAAATATATAAATTATTATTTTTTTGCTCAAGATGTAATTGTTTTAATCCCAACCAGCTTCTTTCATTAACCTTATAGCAAGAGAATTATTAATCCCTAGTTCTTCTATCGTAACTTTATCAGGAGTAAAGTCTCCAAAATTTCTGACTATCTCATTCTGATTTACTTCTTTTAGAGGATGCTCAAAAGTTGGTGCTGCTAAGCCTTTACTTCCTTCTGGGGATGCTAAAAACTCAAGTAGTTTAACAGCTTCAGTTTGATTTGTTGCGTATTTAGCAATTCCGCCTGCACTTATATTCACATGTGCTGGATTAGGGGTAATAACGGATGTTTTTTTTGCATATAAGGCATCTCTTCTTCCGTTAACACCTGCAAGCATTCTTGCTACGTAATAATGATTCACAATCCCTACACCACACTTTTTCTTCGAAACAGCTCTAATTATAGAAATATCCCCAGGGAAAAAGGGTTGAGAAACATTTGAAATCATTCCATTCAACCAAGATTTAGTTTGCATTTGACCTTTATTAACTATTTGATTAGCGACTAAAGACTGATTATATGGACTTTTTCTATTTCTTAAGCAAACTTTGCCCTTTAAGGATGGGTCAGCAAGATCTGTATAGTCTTTAATTTTTTCAACATCTACAACTTTTGGATTAGCTACCATAACCCTAACTCTTCTAGTTAATGCATACCATTCCTTCCCAGGATCCTTCAATCCATCCGGAACATCATTTTCTAAAGTTGATGATTGAATACTCTGAAGTAAACCTGCTTTTGCTGCATTAGTAATTCTTGCTGCGTCAACAAGCAGAATCAAATCTGCCTGAGAATTCTTACCTTCCCTTTTCAATCTCTCGATTAAAGAAATACCAGAAGCCTCAATTAATCGAACTTTAATCCCAGTTTCATCGGCAAATTTTTTATAAACACCTCTATCAGTGTTGTAGTGTCTGCCTGAATAAACTTTAACTTCCCTTTCTGTAGAATTTACTGGAGTTATAACATTAAAAAGAAAAGCACATGACAAAGCTGAATAGAGTAATTTTTTAATTTTTTGCACTTTTACAAAATAGTATCTATGGTTACTTTATATCTATCTACATTACTAAGCCCCTAAAAGATATTTTCTATACCTTCTCTTGTATCATTTTTTATACATGAAATGAATTATTTAACCAGCCAACTTCTCATTGAAGATGAAATTGAAATATTAATTAAAGACCTTAAAAAAGAATCTGCAGCTTGGGAGGATGGGAAAAAAACCGCTGGAAGTTATGCATCAAAAGTAAAGAATAATCTGCAACTAAATAGGGATTCAAAAACTTCAAAAAAATACTCTCAATTAATTCTTAAAAAAATCCTATCTAATCCATTAATAAAAAGTTTTGCTTTACCCAAAACCATTCATGGAATTATGTTTACTAAATCCCTAAAGAATATGGAATATGGGAGACATATAGATAACCCATTTATGTCATCGGGCAGATCAGATTTGTCTTTTACAATTTTCTTAACAGATAAAAATTCATATGGAGGAGGAGAACTAATTATTGAAGAGATGAATAATGAAAAAGAATTCAAATTAAAAGCTGGAGAGATAGTTATTTATCCTAGTTCTTACCTACATTCAGTAAAGAAAATCGAATACGGAGAAAGACTAGTATGTGTAGGTTGGATTGAAAGTTATGTAAAATCAATTGAAGAAAGAGAATATTTATTCGATCTTGATGCTGGTGCTAGAGGTTTACTAGCTAGAAATGGTAGATCTGATGAATTGGATTTAA
This window of the Prochlorococcus sp. MIT 1314 genome carries:
- a CDS encoding rhomboid family intramembrane serine protease; this translates as MPFNHSISKYDWQYLATGFFLISVFIFTDLIGVVDKEYFYFVPRLISDQSHRIFTSILIHADLNHLLSNLGGIILTRYFLMRLGIKSKFFYLKFILICSFLNFFIIWIYEKILSYFNIYPNYYALGFSGIIYALFGFLLLTSFHGKKYFLGKEIGLKSNYEVQKMLKTICLIGLIFSFLPEVSFLGHLSGFIAGCFLFLI
- a CDS encoding DUF805 domain-containing protein, with the protein product MNKIQKEFEEIKNYYLLLFKNAFRFGGRATRKEYWYGIISHYIIFAFIAFILIPIFDSITTTNTFAQFCVGIILLSYFFPAIIGLLSIYYRRMRDVGKSSWFSFLFQILSAIPLLGIPFVIGTFAFLIQPSLIKNSDN
- a CDS encoding extracellular solute-binding protein, whose protein sequence is MQKIKKLLYSALSCAFLFNVITPVNSTEREVKVYSGRHYNTDRGVYKKFADETGIKVRLIEASGISLIERLKREGKNSQADLILLVDAARITNAAKAGLLQSIQSSTLENDVPDGLKDPGKEWYALTRRVRVMVANPKVVDVEKIKDYTDLADPSLKGKVCLRNRKSPYNQSLVANQIVNKGQMQTKSWLNGMISNVSQPFFPGDISIIRAVSKKKCGVGIVNHYYVARMLAGVNGRRDALYAKKTSVITPNPAHVNISAGGIAKYATNQTEAVKLLEFLASPEGSKGLAAPTFEHPLKEVNQNEIVRNFGDFTPDKVTIEELGINNSLAIRLMKEAGWD
- a CDS encoding Fe2+-dependent dioxygenase produces the protein MNYLTSQLLIEDEIEILIKDLKKESAAWEDGKKTAGSYASKVKNNLQLNRDSKTSKKYSQLILKKILSNPLIKSFALPKTIHGIMFTKSLKNMEYGRHIDNPFMSSGRSDLSFTIFLTDKNSYGGGELIIEEMNNEKEFKLKAGEIVIYPSSYLHSVKKIEYGERLVCVGWIESYVKSIEEREYLFDLDAGARGLLARNGRSDELDLIFKSYSNLLRLLGN